Proteins encoded by one window of Dryocola sp. LX212:
- the fepD gene encoding Fe(3+)-siderophore ABC transporter permease has product MSVSRLSARISVLLIITFLLLLMATLSLLLGAKSLPVGVVLDALGGQCRSADCTIVLDARLPRTLAGILAGGALGLAGALMQTLTRNPLADPGLLGVNAGASFAIVLGAAVWGLSSPVALLGLAFFGALSAALVVAFTGSAGGGQLSPVRLTLAGVALAAVLEGLSSGIALLNPEVFDQLRYWQAGSLDIRTLETLKIISGPLLVGCVIALLISRSLNSLSMGHDTATALGSKVARTQLLGLLTITLLCGSATAAVGPIVFIGLMMPHLARWLVGADHRWSLPVTLLATPALLLLADIIGRLLVPGELRVSVVSAFIGAPMLIYLVRRQRKGVSL; this is encoded by the coding sequence ATGTCGGTTTCAAGGTTATCAGCGCGGATCTCCGTCCTGCTGATTATCACATTTTTACTGTTGTTGATGGCGACGCTCAGCCTGCTGCTGGGCGCAAAATCGTTGCCGGTTGGGGTTGTGCTGGACGCCCTGGGCGGCCAGTGTCGAAGCGCGGACTGCACGATCGTGCTCGACGCACGCCTCCCCCGCACGCTGGCGGGCATTCTGGCCGGCGGCGCGCTTGGCCTTGCCGGGGCGCTGATGCAAACCCTCACCCGCAACCCCCTTGCCGACCCCGGCCTGCTTGGCGTCAACGCCGGAGCCAGCTTTGCTATCGTGCTGGGCGCGGCGGTCTGGGGCCTGTCGTCTCCCGTTGCCCTGCTCGGGCTGGCATTTTTTGGCGCGCTCTCTGCCGCGCTGGTAGTCGCGTTTACCGGCAGCGCCGGCGGCGGGCAGCTCAGCCCGGTTCGCCTGACGCTTGCGGGCGTGGCGCTTGCCGCGGTGCTGGAAGGCCTGAGCAGCGGCATCGCCCTGCTTAACCCCGAAGTATTTGACCAGCTGCGCTACTGGCAGGCTGGCTCACTCGACATCCGCACTTTAGAAACGCTGAAAATTATCTCTGGCCCGCTGCTGGTTGGCTGTGTCATCGCCCTGCTGATAAGCCGCTCGCTGAACAGCCTGAGCATGGGGCACGACACCGCTACGGCGCTGGGCAGCAAGGTTGCGCGTACCCAGCTGCTGGGTTTGCTCACCATTACTCTGCTGTGCGGGAGCGCCACCGCCGCGGTTGGCCCCATAGTTTTTATCGGCCTGATGATGCCGCATCTGGCGCGCTGGCTGGTGGGCGCCGATCACCGCTGGTCGCTTCCCGTTACGCTGCTTGCTACCCCTGCCCTGCTGCTGCTGGCCGATATTATTGGCCGCCTGCTGGTGCCGGGGGAACTGCGCGTTTCGGTGGTCAGCGCGTTTATCGGCGCGCCGATGCTGATCTACCTGGTGCGACGCCAGCGTAAGGGGGTGAGCCTGTGA
- the dhbA gene encoding 2,3-dihydro-2,3-dihydroxybenzoate dehydrogenase, with product MDFSGKRVWVTGAGKGIGYHTALAFSEAGATVVGFDLAFPLDVYPFATETLNVADADQVSVLTRRLLSDESRLDVLVNAAGILRMGATDELSLQDWKDTFAVNVGGAFNLFRAVMPLLREQRSGAVVTVASDAAHTPRTGMSAYGASKAALKSLAKTVGLELAPFGVRCNLVSPGSTDTDMQRLLWKTPDAEQRRIKGFAEQFKMGIPLGKIARPQEIASTVLFLASDYASHITMQDIVIDGGSTLGA from the coding sequence ATCGACTTTAGCGGCAAACGCGTCTGGGTAACCGGCGCGGGCAAAGGCATTGGCTACCATACGGCGCTGGCCTTCAGCGAGGCCGGGGCGACGGTGGTTGGTTTCGATCTGGCTTTCCCGCTGGACGTTTACCCGTTCGCCACTGAAACCCTTAACGTTGCTGATGCAGACCAGGTTAGCGTGCTGACCCGGCGCTTACTTAGCGATGAATCCCGGCTGGATGTGCTGGTCAACGCGGCGGGGATTTTGCGCATGGGCGCAACGGATGAGCTGTCGCTTCAGGACTGGAAGGATACCTTCGCGGTCAACGTTGGCGGCGCGTTTAATCTGTTCCGCGCCGTCATGCCCCTGTTGCGCGAACAGCGGAGCGGGGCGGTGGTCACCGTTGCTTCGGACGCGGCCCATACGCCACGAACCGGCATGTCCGCCTATGGCGCATCGAAGGCCGCGCTGAAAAGCCTGGCGAAGACAGTCGGGCTGGAGCTTGCCCCCTTCGGCGTGCGCTGTAACCTTGTTTCGCCTGGCTCAACGGATACCGACATGCAGCGCCTGCTTTGGAAAACGCCGGACGCGGAGCAGCGGCGCATTAAGGGCTTTGCGGAGCAGTTCAAAATGGGCATTCCGCTGGGCAAAATCGCCCGCCCGCAGGAGATTGCCAGCACGGTCCTGTTCCTTGCCTCCGACTACGCCAGCCATATCACGATGCAGGATATCGTGATTGACGGCGGCTCGACGCTGGGAGCCTGA
- the fepB gene encoding Fe2+-enterobactin ABC transporter substrate-binding protein has product MKIRFTALLLLSLSHFVHAADWPRQIADSRGTHTLEQAPQRIVSTSVTLTGSLLAIDAPVIASGATTPGNRVADDQGYMRQWGKIAKQRNVQRLYIGEPSAEAVAAQMPDLILISATGGDSAVALYDQFSAIAPTLVINYDDKSWQQVLTDLGKITGHEKQAAARIANFDKQLSEAKTKINLPPQPVSALVYTPASRSANLWTPESAQGKLLEQLGFTLATLPAALHTSQSMGKRHDIIQLGGENLATGLNGESLFLFAGNEKDAAALEANPLLSHLPAVQNKHVYPLGTETFRLDYYSATQVLEHMTALFSKN; this is encoded by the coding sequence GTGAAAATCAGATTTACCGCACTGCTTCTTCTGTCCCTCAGCCATTTCGTTCACGCCGCCGACTGGCCGCGCCAGATCGCCGACAGCCGGGGAACGCATACCCTGGAGCAGGCGCCACAGCGCATCGTCTCCACAAGCGTAACGCTAACCGGTTCGCTGCTGGCGATAGATGCGCCCGTGATTGCCAGCGGCGCGACAACCCCAGGCAACCGCGTGGCGGATGACCAGGGCTACATGCGCCAGTGGGGCAAAATAGCGAAGCAGCGCAACGTGCAGCGCCTGTATATCGGCGAACCGAGCGCCGAAGCCGTCGCCGCGCAGATGCCCGACCTGATTCTTATCAGCGCTACCGGGGGCGATTCCGCGGTCGCGCTTTACGACCAGTTTTCTGCCATCGCCCCGACGCTGGTAATCAACTACGACGACAAGAGCTGGCAGCAGGTGCTCACCGACCTGGGCAAAATAACCGGTCACGAAAAGCAGGCCGCCGCGCGCATCGCAAACTTTGATAAACAGCTCAGCGAGGCCAAAACGAAAATTAATCTGCCGCCGCAGCCGGTCAGCGCGCTGGTTTACACCCCAGCCTCACGCTCCGCGAACCTGTGGACGCCGGAATCCGCTCAGGGCAAGCTTCTGGAGCAGCTCGGCTTTACGCTCGCCACGCTGCCCGCGGCGCTGCACACCAGCCAGAGCATGGGCAAGCGCCACGATATCATTCAGCTTGGCGGTGAAAACCTTGCCACGGGGCTGAACGGCGAGAGCCTGTTCCTGTTTGCCGGTAACGAGAAAGACGCCGCCGCTCTGGAAGCTAACCCGCTGCTGTCGCATCTGCCCGCGGTGCAGAACAAACATGTTTACCCGCTTGGCACCGAAACCTTCCGCCTGGATTACTACAGCGCGACCCAGGTGCTGGAGCACATGACCGCGCTATTTTCAAAAAATTAA
- a CDS encoding (2,3-dihydroxybenzoyl)adenylate synthase, with amino-acid sequence MAIEFTRWPADLAARYREKGYWADLPLTDILSRHAKNDTIALIDGERRYSYRELEQAATRLACALQRRGLQTGETALVQLGNVAELYITLFALLKIGVAPVNALFSHQRTELEAYAKQIEPALLIADRKHSLFAHDDFLEGLCSQNPSLRMAVLLNENDRDRSLTAFISEPEDNFVVTSSAADEVAFFQLSGGSTGTPKLIPRTHNDYYYSIRRSVEICRFDADTRFLCAIPAAHNYALSSPGSLGVFYGGGRVVLANDPSATLCFPLIERHQINVTALVPPAVSLWLQAIGEWGSNQALASLKLLQVGGARLSEALAARIPAEIGCQLQQVFGMAEGLVNYTRLDDDSEHIFTTQGKPMCPDDEVWVADENGNPLPHGEVGRLMTRGPYTFRGYYRSPEHNASAFDANGFYCSGDLIAIAEDGYITVQGREKDQINRGGEKIAAEEIENLLLRHEDIIHAALVSMEDSLLGEKSCAFIVGSRPFRAVEIRRYLRELGIADFKLPDRIEIVEALPLTPVGKVDKKRLRQLIAQKALAS; translated from the coding sequence ATGGCGATTGAATTTACCCGCTGGCCAGCGGATCTGGCCGCACGCTATCGCGAAAAGGGCTACTGGGCCGATCTGCCGCTGACCGACATCCTGAGCCGCCATGCAAAGAATGACACGATTGCGCTTATCGACGGCGAACGTCGTTACAGCTACCGCGAACTGGAGCAGGCGGCAACCCGCCTGGCCTGCGCGCTGCAAAGGCGGGGCCTGCAAACGGGCGAAACGGCGCTGGTGCAGCTGGGCAACGTGGCGGAGCTGTATATCACGCTGTTTGCGCTGCTGAAAATCGGCGTTGCGCCAGTTAATGCGCTTTTCAGCCATCAGCGAACCGAGCTTGAGGCCTACGCAAAGCAAATCGAACCGGCGCTGCTGATTGCCGACCGCAAGCATAGCCTGTTTGCCCACGATGATTTCCTTGAGGGATTGTGCAGCCAGAACCCTTCGCTGCGCATGGCGGTGCTGCTTAACGAAAATGACCGCGACCGTTCCCTGACGGCGTTTATCAGCGAGCCGGAAGATAATTTTGTTGTCACCTCAAGCGCCGCCGATGAAGTCGCTTTCTTCCAGCTTTCGGGCGGCAGCACCGGTACGCCGAAGCTGATTCCACGCACGCATAACGATTATTACTACAGCATCCGTCGCAGCGTCGAAATCTGCCGTTTCGATGCAGATACCCGCTTTTTATGCGCCATTCCCGCCGCGCACAACTACGCGCTAAGTTCGCCTGGCTCGCTGGGTGTGTTTTACGGCGGTGGGCGCGTGGTGCTCGCAAACGATCCGAGCGCCACGCTTTGCTTCCCGCTCATTGAACGCCATCAGATCAACGTCACCGCGCTGGTGCCGCCTGCGGTCAGCCTGTGGCTACAGGCCATTGGCGAGTGGGGCAGTAACCAGGCGCTGGCATCGCTGAAGCTGCTGCAGGTGGGTGGGGCACGGCTCAGCGAAGCGCTGGCGGCGCGTATTCCTGCGGAAATCGGCTGCCAGCTTCAGCAGGTGTTTGGCATGGCGGAAGGGCTGGTGAACTACACCCGTCTGGACGACGACAGCGAACATATCTTCACCACCCAGGGCAAGCCGATGTGCCCGGACGATGAGGTCTGGGTAGCCGACGAAAACGGCAACCCGCTGCCGCACGGCGAAGTGGGCCGCCTGATGACGCGCGGACCGTACACCTTCCGCGGCTATTACCGCAGCCCGGAGCACAACGCCAGCGCCTTCGATGCCAACGGTTTCTACTGTTCTGGCGATCTGATCGCCATTGCCGAAGATGGCTACATCACCGTACAGGGCCGCGAAAAAGATCAGATCAACCGCGGCGGAGAGAAGATCGCCGCCGAAGAGATTGAAAATCTGCTGCTGCGTCATGAAGACATTATCCACGCCGCGCTGGTGTCGATGGAAGACAGTCTGCTGGGCGAGAAAAGCTGCGCGTTTATCGTCGGCAGCCGCCCGTTCCGCGCCGTGGAAATCCGCCGCTACCTGCGGGAACTCGGCATTGCGGACTTCAAGCTGCCGGACCGCATCGAAATTGTTGAGGCTTTGCCCCTGACCCCGGTCGGCAAAGTGGATAAAAAACGTTTACGCCAGCTGATTGCCCAAAAGGCGCTGGCTTCCTGA
- a CDS encoding hotdog fold thioesterase produces the protein MSIWKRQLSLTELNAMGEKSMVALLGITFTRIDEACLEAEMPVDERTHQPFGLLHGGASVALAETLGSMAGYLTTAEGQCVVGTEISASHHRAVASGNVRGVCKPLHLGKTSQVWEIAIFDARGKRCCTSRLTTATLG, from the coding sequence ATGAGCATCTGGAAACGCCAGCTGAGCCTGACTGAGCTTAACGCGATGGGTGAAAAGTCCATGGTGGCGCTGCTCGGCATTACCTTCACGCGCATCGACGAAGCGTGTCTGGAAGCGGAGATGCCCGTAGACGAACGCACGCATCAGCCGTTTGGCCTGCTGCACGGCGGTGCATCGGTAGCGCTGGCGGAAACGCTGGGGTCGATGGCAGGGTATTTGACCACCGCGGAAGGGCAGTGCGTGGTGGGAACGGAAATCAGCGCCAGCCATCACCGAGCGGTGGCCTCCGGCAATGTTCGGGGCGTCTGTAAACCGCTGCATCTGGGCAAAACGTCCCAGGTCTGGGAGATTGCCATTTTTGATGCGCGCGGCAAACGCTGCTGCACCAGCCGTTTAACCACGGCGACTCTGGGGTAA
- a CDS encoding DUF4926 domain-containing protein: MRREEFEVVVLAEDLPDEGLTKGMVGAIVFIHEKPNLAYMVEFVDNKGRTVAMPSLLPEQITDYIPPE, translated from the coding sequence ATGAGAAGAGAAGAGTTTGAAGTGGTTGTATTAGCGGAAGATTTGCCGGATGAAGGGTTAACTAAAGGCATGGTGGGCGCCATAGTATTCATACATGAAAAACCAAATCTGGCTTACATGGTTGAATTTGTTGATAATAAAGGGCGAACTGTTGCGATGCCTTCTCTTTTACCTGAGCAGATAACGGATTATATCCCGCCAGAATAA
- the entS gene encoding enterobactin transporter EntS, with protein sequence MNRNSLLLNLSLLKTHPAFRAVFLARFISIVSLGLLGVAVPVQIQTLTHSSLQVGLAVTLTGSAMFIGLMMGGVLADRHERRRLILLARSTCGIGFIGLTLNASLPEPSLAAIYLLGVWDGFFGAIGVTALLAATPALVGRENLMQAGAITMLTVRLGSVISPMIGGLLLASGGVVWNYGLASIGTFVTLIPLLSLPQLPPPPQARENPFLSLLNGLRFLISHPIIGGIALVGALLTMASAVRVLYPALAGHWQMSAGQIGLMYAAVPLGAAIGALTSGRIAHHARPGAIMLASGIVSFIAVGVFSLMPVWGLGLACLALFGYLSAISSLLQYTLIQTLTPDGMLGRINGLWTAQNVTGDAIGAAILGGMTVAMTPVAAASSGGLVLALIGVVLALVLVQLRRYQQAAPVEAV encoded by the coding sequence ATGAACCGCAATTCTCTGTTGTTAAACCTCAGCCTATTGAAGACCCACCCGGCGTTTCGCGCGGTGTTCCTCGCCCGCTTTATCTCCATTGTTTCTTTAGGCCTGCTCGGCGTTGCCGTACCGGTACAAATCCAGACGCTGACCCACTCCTCGCTGCAGGTCGGCCTTGCCGTGACGCTGACCGGCAGCGCGATGTTTATTGGTTTAATGATGGGGGGCGTGCTGGCCGACAGGCACGAGCGCCGCCGCCTGATCCTGCTGGCCCGCTCTACCTGCGGGATAGGTTTTATCGGCCTGACCCTCAACGCCTCGCTGCCGGAGCCGTCGCTTGCGGCAATTTATCTGCTCGGCGTGTGGGACGGGTTCTTCGGCGCGATTGGCGTTACCGCGCTGCTGGCCGCCACCCCTGCGCTGGTGGGGCGTGAAAACCTGATGCAGGCGGGGGCGATTACCATGTTGACCGTGCGCCTGGGATCGGTGATTTCACCGATGATCGGCGGGCTGCTGCTTGCTTCCGGCGGCGTGGTGTGGAACTACGGGCTGGCCTCCATCGGCACATTTGTTACGCTAATTCCGCTTCTTAGCCTGCCGCAGCTGCCGCCTCCGCCGCAGGCGCGGGAGAATCCTTTTTTGTCTCTGCTCAACGGGCTGCGCTTTCTGATTAGCCATCCGATTATCGGCGGTATCGCGTTGGTCGGGGCGCTGCTGACGATGGCAAGCGCGGTGCGCGTGCTCTATCCGGCGCTGGCCGGGCACTGGCAGATGAGCGCCGGACAGATTGGCCTGATGTATGCCGCCGTGCCGCTGGGGGCGGCGATTGGTGCGCTGACCAGCGGGCGGATTGCCCACCATGCCCGCCCTGGCGCAATCATGCTGGCGAGCGGCATCGTGTCGTTTATCGCCGTGGGCGTGTTCAGCCTGATGCCGGTCTGGGGGCTGGGGCTGGCCTGTCTGGCCCTGTTTGGCTACCTGAGCGCCATCAGCTCCCTGCTGCAGTACACCCTGATCCAGACGCTGACGCCGGACGGCATGCTGGGGCGCATTAACGGTCTATGGACGGCCCAGAACGTAACGGGCGATGCGATAGGTGCGGCGATCCTGGGTGGGATGACGGTGGCGATGACGCCCGTTGCGGCAGCCAGCTCCGGTGGCCTGGTGCTGGCTTTGATTGGCGTGGTGCTGGCGCTGGTGCTTGTTCAGCTGCGCCGTTACCAGCAGGCCGCACCGGTGGAAGCGGTGTAG
- a CDS encoding DUF6883 domain-containing protein, producing the protein MFTLYMKWEAQRKLAPDDIQFILTPREALEMAGIFYELDYLEYDYQRNPLRRNSVPKRRQGVHHRLAAQPYKRKHRQEYDGLYDEVKWNLEHGWMIGVNTQEKWERFRNPFFFDGDNNLVYGCFMDTYGESFPQAVRQIYEYALNVHQGKKPAPAVKQHYADAPVQHAQAAKTINSKAAGRLLAAGGIYNGNIEGFRQTAQQLGGDAPAGYDQVMDNKGLLITAASVAAGLTMGRVNVTGELEELSSLSKIPTFESPALKGFTSESGVLLNAEHAVVDYRKLSTYSLDVTHPIGGHKARVFQSALGYNPTNLDVLAGRVREGILTAPAKVLDANRYGQLMAVDMPILGVNGETVIVRSGWIYEPDAVVPRMTTIFVK; encoded by the coding sequence GAGATGGCTGGCATATTTTATGAACTGGATTACCTGGAATACGACTACCAGCGTAACCCTCTTCGCCGTAACAGCGTTCCGAAACGGCGGCAAGGTGTTCACCATCGCCTCGCTGCGCAGCCCTACAAACGTAAACACAGGCAGGAATACGACGGACTCTATGACGAAGTAAAATGGAATCTGGAGCACGGTTGGATGATCGGCGTGAACACGCAGGAAAAGTGGGAAAGATTTCGCAATCCGTTCTTCTTCGACGGCGACAATAATCTGGTTTACGGCTGCTTCATGGACACCTACGGCGAGAGCTTCCCGCAGGCAGTGCGTCAAATCTACGAGTACGCTCTCAACGTACACCAGGGCAAAAAACCCGCGCCGGCCGTTAAGCAGCACTATGCCGATGCCCCGGTACAGCACGCTCAGGCGGCAAAAACCATTAACAGCAAGGCAGCCGGACGGCTTCTGGCGGCGGGTGGTATTTATAACGGCAACATAGAGGGATTCCGGCAGACCGCACAGCAGCTCGGCGGCGATGCGCCAGCGGGTTACGATCAGGTCATGGATAACAAGGGATTGCTGATTACCGCCGCATCAGTAGCCGCCGGGCTGACGATGGGACGAGTTAACGTTACTGGAGAACTAGAAGAATTATCGTCATTAAGCAAAATCCCAACGTTTGAATCTCCTGCTTTAAAGGGGTTTACCTCAGAATCAGGAGTATTACTGAATGCCGAACACGCCGTTGTAGATTACAGAAAATTATCTACTTACTCTTTAGATGTTACCCACCCAATCGGAGGGCATAAGGCCAGAGTATTCCAGTCGGCGCTGGGTTATAATCCGACAAATTTAGACGTGTTAGCGGGTAGAGTCCGAGAGGGCATATTAACCGCCCCAGCTAAAGTTTTGGACGCAAACCGGTACGGGCAGCTAATGGCCGTAGACATGCCGATATTAGGCGTTAATGGTGAGACTGTGATAGTGCGCAGCGGTTGGATATATGAACCTGATGCCGTCGTTCCACGCATGACGACGATTTTTGTTAAGTGA
- a CDS encoding isochorismatase family protein: MAIPKLNAYALPTAAEIPESKVQWAFEPGRAALLIHDMQDYFIDFWGDSCPMIQQVIDNIAALRAYCKKNGIPVYYTAQPNNQSDEDRALLNDMWGPGLNKHPDRQQVVAALAPDERDTVLTKWRYSAFIRSPLEQSLKETGRNQLIICGVYAHIGCMTTATDAFMRDIKPFMVADALADFSREEHMMALKYTAGRSGRVVMTRDLLPEAAPQNKEQLRTLILPLLDESDSPEDDENLIDYGLDSVRMMALAASWRKIHGDIDFVMLAKNPSIDAWWALLSREPQA, encoded by the coding sequence ATGGCTATCCCAAAACTGAACGCATACGCCTTACCGACCGCAGCGGAGATCCCGGAAAGCAAAGTACAGTGGGCCTTCGAGCCTGGCCGCGCCGCGCTGCTGATCCACGATATGCAGGACTACTTTATCGATTTCTGGGGCGACAGCTGTCCGATGATCCAGCAGGTAATCGACAACATCGCCGCGCTACGCGCCTACTGCAAAAAGAATGGCATTCCGGTTTATTACACCGCGCAGCCGAATAATCAGAGCGATGAAGACCGCGCGCTGCTCAACGATATGTGGGGGCCGGGCCTGAACAAGCATCCGGATCGCCAGCAGGTCGTCGCCGCCCTTGCCCCGGACGAGCGGGACACTGTGCTGACCAAGTGGCGCTACAGCGCGTTTATCCGCTCGCCGCTGGAGCAGTCCCTGAAAGAGACCGGTCGCAACCAGCTGATTATCTGCGGCGTGTACGCTCATATCGGCTGCATGACCACTGCCACCGACGCCTTCATGCGTGATATCAAGCCGTTTATGGTGGCCGACGCGCTGGCGGATTTCAGCCGCGAAGAGCACATGATGGCGCTGAAATACACGGCGGGCCGTTCAGGCCGCGTGGTGATGACCCGCGATCTGCTGCCGGAAGCTGCCCCGCAAAATAAAGAGCAGCTTCGTACCCTGATCCTGCCGCTGCTCGACGAGTCCGACAGCCCGGAAGATGACGAAAACCTGATTGATTACGGCCTGGACTCCGTGCGCATGATGGCGCTGGCGGCAAGCTGGCGCAAAATTCACGGCGACATCGACTTCGTGATGCTGGCGAAGAACCCGAGCATCGACGCCTGGTGGGCGCTGCTGTCCAGGGAGCCGCAGGCGTGA
- the entC gene encoding isochorismate synthase EntC gives MDTLLAEEPQNKQLTPCADSFFFMSPYRSFQTQGRFMRLECPAEEGADLHGVLQTQLREAFAKAKEQGIDKPIAVGAIPFDPRQPSALFIPQSWQTFSRAQRQQSAAQSQPAGQPGVTTRKAIPEQDKFMAMVAHAAEATSQPHIDKVVLSRLIDIETDAPVDIDALLERLIAQNPASFNFHVPLPDGGSLIGASPELLLRKSGKNFSTLPLAGSARRSTANLERDRETGETLMKSGKDRHEHGLVTDAMRTVLQPRSLSLSVPETPELITTPTLWHLASPIYGQVKDERENALSLACLLHPTPALSGFPHDVAQKLIAELEPFDRELFGGIVGWCDAEGNGEWVVTIRCARVAKKQIRLFAGAGIVPASSPESEWRETGVKLSTMLNVFGLN, from the coding sequence ATGGATACGTTACTGGCCGAGGAGCCACAGAACAAGCAGCTAACCCCTTGTGCGGATAGCTTTTTCTTTATGTCTCCTTATCGAAGTTTTCAAACGCAGGGCCGTTTTATGCGTCTGGAATGTCCCGCCGAAGAGGGAGCGGATCTGCACGGTGTCCTGCAAACGCAGCTGCGCGAAGCCTTTGCGAAGGCCAAAGAGCAGGGTATCGATAAACCGATAGCGGTGGGTGCGATCCCGTTTGACCCACGTCAGCCCTCCGCGCTGTTCATTCCACAGAGCTGGCAGACCTTCTCCCGCGCCCAGCGGCAGCAGTCGGCGGCACAGAGCCAGCCCGCAGGACAACCCGGCGTGACCACACGTAAAGCTATTCCTGAACAGGACAAGTTTATGGCGATGGTGGCGCACGCCGCCGAGGCAACCAGCCAGCCCCATATCGACAAAGTGGTGCTTTCCCGCCTGATCGATATTGAAACCGATGCGCCAGTTGATATCGATGCGCTATTAGAACGGCTGATTGCCCAGAATCCCGCCAGCTTCAACTTCCACGTTCCCCTGCCGGACGGCGGTTCGCTGATCGGTGCAAGCCCGGAGCTGCTGCTGCGTAAAAGCGGTAAAAACTTCAGCACGCTGCCGCTGGCTGGTTCCGCACGCCGCAGCACCGCAAACCTCGAGCGGGATCGCGAGACTGGCGAAACGCTGATGAAATCCGGCAAAGACCGCCACGAGCACGGTCTGGTGACGGACGCCATGCGAACCGTGCTGCAGCCGCGCAGCCTCTCTTTGTCGGTGCCGGAAACGCCGGAGCTGATCACCACCCCAACGCTGTGGCACCTTGCCTCACCGATTTATGGCCAGGTGAAAGACGAGCGGGAAAACGCGCTGTCGCTGGCCTGCCTGCTGCACCCAACTCCCGCCCTGAGCGGCTTCCCGCACGACGTGGCGCAGAAGCTGATTGCCGAGCTGGAGCCGTTCGACCGCGAGCTGTTTGGCGGCATCGTTGGCTGGTGCGACGCCGAAGGCAACGGCGAGTGGGTAGTGACAATCCGCTGCGCGCGGGTGGCGAAGAAACAAATTCGCCTGTTTGCCGGTGCGGGCATCGTGCCTGCCTCCTCACCGGAATCGGAATGGCGCGAAACCGGCGTCAAACTTTCCACCATGCTCAACGTATTTGGACTTAATTAA
- the fepG gene encoding iron-enterobactin ABC transporter permease: MCLLLAALSVGLGIWSLGSGVLPLSAQQVVEALLGSAPRNISLVVVEWRLPRVLMALLIGGALGVSGAIFQSLMRNPLGSPDVMGFNAGAWSGVLIAMVLFGQHQAAIAAAAMAGGIITALVVWLFAWRNGIETFRLIIIGIGVRAMLMAFNTWLLLHASLETALSAGLWNAGSLNGLTWARLFPAVPIILLALLAGALLVRRMRLLEMGDDSACALGVSVERSRLMLMLAAVILTAAATALAGPISFIALIAPHIARRLSGTTRWGLLQSALCGGALLLAADLCAQRLFMPYQLPVGVVTVSLGGIYLIALLIQESRKK, from the coding sequence ATGTGCCTGCTGCTGGCTGCGCTGAGCGTGGGCCTGGGCATCTGGAGCCTGGGGAGCGGCGTGCTGCCACTCTCTGCGCAGCAGGTCGTCGAGGCGCTGCTGGGTTCTGCTCCGCGTAATATTTCGCTGGTGGTCGTAGAGTGGCGTCTGCCCCGCGTGCTGATGGCGCTGCTTATCGGCGGCGCGCTTGGCGTGAGCGGGGCTATTTTCCAGTCGCTGATGCGCAACCCGCTCGGCAGCCCGGACGTCATGGGCTTTAACGCCGGGGCGTGGAGCGGCGTGCTGATTGCAATGGTGCTGTTCGGCCAGCATCAGGCGGCCATTGCCGCCGCGGCGATGGCGGGCGGTATTATCACCGCGCTGGTGGTCTGGCTGTTTGCCTGGCGTAACGGCATTGAAACCTTCCGGCTGATTATCATCGGCATTGGCGTGCGCGCCATGCTGATGGCCTTTAACACCTGGCTTCTGCTCCACGCCTCTCTGGAAACCGCGCTTTCCGCCGGTCTGTGGAACGCCGGGTCGCTCAACGGGCTGACCTGGGCGAGGCTCTTCCCCGCCGTGCCGATCATTTTGCTGGCGCTGCTCGCGGGCGCATTGCTGGTCAGGCGTATGCGTCTGCTGGAGATGGGTGATGACAGCGCCTGCGCGCTGGGCGTCTCCGTCGAACGCTCCCGCCTGATGCTAATGCTGGCCGCCGTGATCCTCACCGCCGCCGCAACCGCCCTTGCCGGGCCCATTTCGTTTATCGCGCTGATCGCGCCGCACATTGCCCGCCGTCTGAGCGGCACGACCCGCTGGGGATTACTCCAGTCGGCGCTGTGCGGCGGCGCGCTGCTGCTTGCCGCCGATCTCTGCGCCCAACGGCTGTTTATGCCGTATCAGCTGCCGGTGGGCGTAGTGACGGTAAGCCTGGGCGGCATCTACCTTATTGCGCTGTTGATTCAGGAGTCCCGTAAGAAATGA